A genomic window from Silene latifolia isolate original U9 population chromosome Y, ASM4854445v1, whole genome shotgun sequence includes:
- the LOC141628050 gene encoding uncharacterized protein LOC141628050, translated as MERIDRAYATNDWLQLFLDASVLHLPILISDHAPIILRFFPSTKTHRRPYRLDNWCLNSPEIAQLVANTWQLSVPSSQIYGTQIVIIQSATTFQQVRSSQLLLVQTQHAYWLQRAKLKTKILDGLPSRILYSRVIQRSSHQRILALRSRSGDWLYTHEMIVLEITSFFQELLCSAPPQDPVSPRGFIDPLLSSLDLPLLSSNDCLLLSAPFSESEIVRALNSMDGSKSPGPDGITPIFFQIY; from the exons ATGGAACGAATAGACCGTGCTTATGCTACAAATGACTGGTTACAACTCTTCCTTGATGCCTCAGTTCTGCATTTACCTATTCTCATTTCGGACCATGCTCCGATTATCCTCAGGTTTTTTCCTTCTACAAAGACCCATAGACGTCCATATCGTCTTGATAATTGGTGTTTGAATTCTCCTGAGATTGCTCAATTGGTTGCCAATACATGGCAACTATCTGTTCCTAGCTCTCAAAT CTATGGTACTCAGATTGTAATTATCCAGTCGGCAACAACTTTTCAACAAGTTCGCTCTTCGCAGTTGCTCCTTGTTCAAACTCAACATGCTTACTGGTTACAGCGCGCAAAATTGAAGACTAAGATCCTCGATGGGCTCCCATCTCGTATCTTATATTCCCGTGTTATACAGCGATCTTCACATCAGCGCATTCTTGCTTTGCGTTCTCGCTCAGGGGATTGGTTATATACTCACGAGATGATTGTTTTGGAGATTACTTCTTTTTTCCAAGAACTCCTTTGTTCTGCCCCTCCTCAAGATCCTGTCTCTCCAAGAGGGTTTATTGATCCTCTGCTTTCGTCACTTGATCTTCCTTTGCTAAGTTCGAACGACTGTTTGTTGTTATCTGCCCCCTTCTCTGAAAGTGAAATTGTCCGTGCTCTCAATAGTATGGATGGATCGAAGTCTCCCGGGCCTGACGGTATTACCCCCATATTTTTCCAGATTTACTAG